The Cellulosimicrobium cellulans genome contains the following window.
GTCGTCGGGCCGTCGAGGACCTCCCCGCCGAGGTCGGGGACGCCGCGCGAGGAGGCGTCCACGTCGTCGACCGCGACGTACGTGATCCACGTCGGCTCGCCGGTCCCGGACGCGACCGCGGCGACGTCCTGCCCGCCGAGCGAGGCGACGACGTACCGCTCGCCCGTGCCGGGCGGGAGCCTGTCCTCGAAGTCCCACCCGAAGAGGGCGCCGTAGAACGCGAGCGCGGCGTCGACGTCGGGCTGCTCGGTGTCCACCCAGCACGGCACGCCGTGCGGGTAGGTGCGGGTCGGCCGGGACTGCGTGGTGTCCATGTCTCAGGGTCCCACCGTGCGCCCACACCGGCAGCGCCTGCCGGCCGTTCGTCCGCCGGCCACCTCGCCGCCCTTCCGTGCGGGGACGGGCGTGCGTACGGTGGCGAGGAACCTCTCGACGACCACCGTCCCCGACGACGAGGAGCCACCGTGTCCACGAGGCTGTCCACGAGACCTGCTCACCACGCCCGCGCCGCGCGCACCGTCCTGGCCCCCGCGCTCGCCGTGGCTCTCGCCCTGACCGCGGGGATCGGCGGCGCCGCCGCGAGCCCCGCCGTCGCGCACGGCGGCCACGGCAACGGCCACGGCCACGAACGCGGGACGCTGCGCGTCGCGACGTACAACGCGAGCCTCAACCGCGCCGCGGCGGGCGAGCTCGAGGCGGACCTCTCGACGCCCGACGACCCGCAGGCCGCGACGATCGCCGAGGTGCTCCAGCGCACGCGGCCGGACGTCGTGCTGCTCAACGAGTTCGACCACGTGCCCGACGGGCGCGCGGTCGACCTGTTCCGCGACCACTACCTCGAGGTGTCCCAGGGCGGTGCGACGCCGATCGAGTACCGCTACGCGTACGTCGCGCCCTCGAACACGGGTGTGCCGAGCGGGTTCGACCTCAACAACGACGGCACGGTCGGCGGGGGCGACGACGCCTTCGGCTTCGGGGCGTTCGAGGGCCAGTACGGCATGGTCGTGCTGTCGCGCTACCCGATCGACACGCGCGGCGTCCGCACGTTCCAGCACTTCCTGTGGAAGGACATGCCCGGCGCGCTCCTCCCCGACGACCCGGCGACGGCCGCGCCCGCGGACTGGTTCACGCCCGAGGAGCTCGAGGTCGTGCGCCTGTCGAGCAAGTCGCACTGGGACGTGCCCGTGCGCGTCGGCCGGGAGACGGTCCACGTGCTCGCGTCCCACCCCACGCCCCCGACGTTCGACGGTCCCGAGGACCGCAACGGGCGGCGCAACCACGACGAGATCCGGTTCTGGGCGGACTACGTGACGCCCGGCAAGGCGTCGCGGTACGTCTACGACGACGCCGGCCGCCGCGGCGGGCTGCACCCGGGCGAGAGCTTCGTCGTCCTGGGCGACCAGAACGCCGACCCGCTCGACGGCGACTCGGTCGACGCCGCGATCGACCAGCTCCTCGACCACCGGCGCGTCCAGGACCCCGCGCCCCGCTCGGACGGCGCCGTCGAGGCGGCCGCGCTCCAGGGCGGCGCGAACGCGACGCACCGCGGCGACCCCGCGCTCGACACCGCCGACTTCGCGGACACCGCGCCGGGCAACCTGCGCGCCGACTACGTGCTGCCGTCGCGCGACCTGCGCGTGCGCGACGCCGGCGTGTTCTGGCCGGTCCAGGCGGACCCGCTCTCGCGCCTCACCGGTGTCTTCCCGTTCCCGAGCAGCGACCACCGGCTCGTGTGGGTGGACCTGGCCGTGCGCGGCTGACCGTCCCGCCGTCGCCCCGGTGCTCGTCGCCCGGGGCGACGGTCCTGGACCGCGACGGCCGTCGGGTGCACACTCGGAGGTCTGTGCTCACCGCCGACGCACAGCAGACTCCCGGCCGGCGCCCCGCCGGTCGCACGGCACGCCCGGGCACACCCGAGGCGCGCCACGTCGTCCGGCCCGACGACCACCCACCTCACACGTCCCCGGCGCGCCGTGCGCGCGTGCTGCCCCGCAGCACCGCGACCACCTCCCTGGCCGCGCCCCGGGACCGCCGGACCTGGAGCACCCATGAGAAGACTCCGCACCGCCCTGCCCGCAGGCGTCGCCGCCGCGACCGCCGCCCTCGTGCTCGTCGCGAGCCCCGCCGTCGCGCACGGCGGCGGGAAGCCCGACCCGCGCCCACCCACCGTGACGGACGTCGCGACCGGGCTCGTCACCCCGCTCAGCCTCGCGGTCGGACCGCGCGGCACGACCTACGTCACCCAGAACTTCCCCGGCCTGCTCACGGCCGTCGGGCGCGACGGCACGCCGAACGTGCTCTACGCGTCGCCCGACGGCGGCGAGGTCGGCGGCGTCTCCTACGCCGACCGCCGCATCACGTTCACCGAGACGCAGCTCGGCGAGGAGGGCCCGGTCGCGTCGGAGGTCTCGACCCTGGGCACGGACCGCTGGGGGAACCCGACCGGCACGCCCCGCGTCCTCGCGGACACGTTCGCGTACGAGCAGGCGAACAACCCGGACGCGGGCGTGACGTACGGCCTGCGCGAGACCGACCCCGCGTGCGTCGCGCAGGTGCCCCCGGTGCCGGTCCCGGGCCTGTACACCGGGATCGCCGACTCCCACCCGTACGCGACGACCACGTCGCGCGGCACGACCTACGTCGCCGACGCGGGCGCGAACGCGATCCTGTCGATCAGCGACCGCGGGAAGGTCCGCACGGTCGCCGTCCTCCCGGCCCAGCCCGCGGTGGTCACCGCGGAGGCGGCCGCGGCCATCGGCTGGCCCGACTGCGTCGTCGGGGAGACGTACTGGTTCGAGCCCGTCCCGACGGACGTCGAGGTGGGCCCGCACGGCGTGCTCTACGTGACGACGCTCCCGGGCGGGCCGGAGGACGCGAGCCTCGGCGCGCGCGGCGGCGTCTACACCGTGGACCCGTGGAAGGGGAAGGTGCGCCAGCTCGGGTCCGGGTTCGTGGGCGCGACCAACCTCGCCGTGACGGACCAGGGCACGGTCTACGTGAGCGAGCTGTTCGGCGGGAAGATCTCACAGGTCGGCAAGCGCGGCCCGAGCACGGTCGTGGAGGTCCCGCTGCCCGCAGGTCTCGAGTGGGACGGCAAGGGGCTGCTCGCGACGACGAACGTGCTGCCCGCGGACGAGACGACGCCGCCCGACGGGCACCTCGTGCGCGTCGACCTCGGCAAGCACCGCGGTCGCTGACCGCCGTCGACCGACCTGCGGCGCGGCCCGGTCGCCCTCGCTCCGGCGGGGGCGACCGGGCCGCGTCGTGCCGGTGCGCGTCGTGGCTCGAGCCGTCAGCCCCGCCCGACGACGAGGATCATGACGACGGCGCCGAGGGCGACGGCCAGCCCGAGCCCGGCGGCGACGAGGCCGACGACGGTCGCGGTGCGGGTGCCGGCCGAGGCCCCGACGCTCATGCCCAGGCTCTGGGCCGCGTCGGTGACGATCCGGCGCCCGGCCGCGGTGTCGAAGAGGACGCGCGTCCGCGCCCCCGACTCGTCGTCGGCGATCGACGCGGTGAACGTCGAGCGGATTGTGCCGCGCGAGACGGAGCGCACCCAGCCACGTTCGGGCTCGACGAACCGCCCGTCGGCGTCGAGAGCCCAGTGCGTGCGCCGCACGACGTCGGTGAGCTCGATCCGCAGCCCGTCCGGCAGGACACGCACCTCGTGGGTGACGAGCGTCGCGTAGTAGCTGTGCGAGAAGATGCGCCACCACGCCGCGTCGGGGCGGTCGAGCCGCAGCTCGAACCCGTCCGGGCGCTCGTCGACGATCCGGTAGGGCGTCCCCTCGGCACGCGCACGGACGGCGGCGGCGAGGTCCTCGGCGGTCGGCACGGCAGCGAGTGTAGGCGCAGCGCCCGCGTCCGGGTCCGGGCCCAGCCCGCGACGGTCGGTGCGCCCGTCGGTGCCGGGCCGTGCCGGGCCGTGCCGGTTGGCGCCCGGCCTCAGCCCGACGACGCCGCGCGGCGGAGGGCGTCGAGGCTCATGCGGACGTCGGCGTCCGTCGTCGCCCACGAGCTCACCGACACGCGCAGCACCGCGCGGTCGTGCCACCGCGACCCGGACATCCAGGCCGTGCCGTCGTCGAGGACGCGGCGCACGACGTCCTGCGTGCGCGCATCGTCCCCGAACGCGGCGCACACCTGGGTGAACACGACGTCGTTGAGCACGACGGCGCCGTCGAGCGCCCGCATCCCCGCGGCGAACGCGCTCGCGTGCCGGCAGAAGCCGTCCACCAGCTCCGCGACGCCGGAGCGCCCCAGCGCGCGCAGCACCGCCCACACGGGGAACGCGCGCCCGCGGCGCGAGAGCTCGGGCACCTTGTCGAGCGGGTCGCCCGTGTCGCTCTGGATGAGGTAGTCGCCGTGCATCCCCATCGCCGCGCGCAGCGGCGCAGGGTCCGCGACGATCGCGAGCCCGCAGTCGTACGGGACGTTGAGCGTCTTGTGCGCGTCGGTCGCCCACGAGTCCGCGCCCTCGTACCCCGCGACGAGGTGGCGGTACGACGGCGACGCGGCGGCGAAGAGCCCGAACGCGCCGTCGACGTGCACCCACGCGCCGTGCCGGTGCGCCACCTCGACCGCCGCGCCGAACGGGTCGAACGCCCCCGAGTGCACGTTCCCCGCCTGCAGCACGACGATCGTCGGTCCGTCCGGCACCCCCTGCGAGGTAGAGCCCTGGTCCGTCAGCGCCTCCTCCAGCGCGGCGACCGAGATGCGGCCCTGGTCGTCCGCGGCCACGACCTCGGGCGCGCCGAGCCCGAGGTAGGACAGCGCGAGGTCGACCGACTCGTGGCGCTCGGCGCCCACGAGCACGCGGACGCGTGGCGCCCCGGTCAGCCCGTCGCGCCGCACGTCCCACCCCGCGCGCCGC
Protein-coding sequences here:
- a CDS encoding endonuclease/exonuclease/phosphatase family protein encodes the protein MSTRLSTRPAHHARAARTVLAPALAVALALTAGIGGAAASPAVAHGGHGNGHGHERGTLRVATYNASLNRAAAGELEADLSTPDDPQAATIAEVLQRTRPDVVLLNEFDHVPDGRAVDLFRDHYLEVSQGGATPIEYRYAYVAPSNTGVPSGFDLNNDGTVGGGDDAFGFGAFEGQYGMVVLSRYPIDTRGVRTFQHFLWKDMPGALLPDDPATAAPADWFTPEELEVVRLSSKSHWDVPVRVGRETVHVLASHPTPPTFDGPEDRNGRRNHDEIRFWADYVTPGKASRYVYDDAGRRGGLHPGESFVVLGDQNADPLDGDSVDAAIDQLLDHRRVQDPAPRSDGAVEAAALQGGANATHRGDPALDTADFADTAPGNLRADYVLPSRDLRVRDAGVFWPVQADPLSRLTGVFPFPSSDHRLVWVDLAVRG
- a CDS encoding ScyD/ScyE family protein codes for the protein MRRLRTALPAGVAAATAALVLVASPAVAHGGGKPDPRPPTVTDVATGLVTPLSLAVGPRGTTYVTQNFPGLLTAVGRDGTPNVLYASPDGGEVGGVSYADRRITFTETQLGEEGPVASEVSTLGTDRWGNPTGTPRVLADTFAYEQANNPDAGVTYGLRETDPACVAQVPPVPVPGLYTGIADSHPYATTTSRGTTYVADAGANAILSISDRGKVRTVAVLPAQPAVVTAEAAAAIGWPDCVVGETYWFEPVPTDVEVGPHGVLYVTTLPGGPEDASLGARGGVYTVDPWKGKVRQLGSGFVGATNLAVTDQGTVYVSELFGGKISQVGKRGPSTVVEVPLPAGLEWDGKGLLATTNVLPADETTPPDGHLVRVDLGKHRGR
- a CDS encoding pyridoxal phosphate-dependent decarboxylase family protein translates to MDDRDAALLRAHEHAAAWLDSLATRPVPPQATVGDVVAALGADLPDGPTTAADVVDLLAAACGPGLTAMPSGRFYGMVIGGSHPAALAADWLTSAWDQNSALRTVTPAHTAVEDVTSAWLLDLLGLPSSGAVGFVTGATTANFTALAAARGEVLRRAGWDVRRDGLTGAPRVRVLVGAERHESVDLALSYLGLGAPEVVAADDQGRISVAALEEALTDQGSTSQGVPDGPTIVVLQAGNVHSGAFDPFGAAVEVAHRHGAWVHVDGAFGLFAAASPSYRHLVAGYEGADSWATDAHKTLNVPYDCGLAIVADPAPLRAAMGMHGDYLIQSDTGDPLDKVPELSRRGRAFPVWAVLRALGRSGVAELVDGFCRHASAFAAGMRALDGAVVLNDVVFTQVCAAFGDDARTQDVVRRVLDDGTAWMSGSRWHDRAVLRVSVSSWATTDADVRMSLDALRRAASSG